The DNA window AAGGGGCGCGTATCGCGGCGTGTGGCGCGCTCGGCGAGGGTGGCGTCGTCGCTGTCGAGCCAGACCGCAATCGCGCGCTCGACGATCAGCGCGCGCGTCCCGGCATCGGAGAAGGCCCCGCCACCAGCCGCGATCACCATGCCCCGGCCTTGGCTCTCGCCGATGAGGCGGGCGAAAACGCGCCGCTCCCCATCGCGGAAATGCGGCTCGCCGAACCGTTCGAAGATTTCACCGACGGTTAGATTGGCCGCTGCCTCGATCTCGTGATCGACATCGACGAATTCGACGCCGAGCATGTCGGCAAGTTTGCGCCCGACCGTGCTCTTCCCTGCCCCCATCAGTCCTACCAGCACGATCGGCCGGTCGAGCCGCGCGGCGAGATCGCCAAGTTCGGGGGAAGACGTCAGGGCCATTGAAGCGGCGGCTATAGATCGGCTAGGCGAGGCGCAAGCGCATTGGCATCGAAGGTTCGCATGACCGCAAGATTGGGACGAGGTTTCTGGTGGGTGGTCGGCGGCTGCGTCGTGCTGCTGGTGCTCGTGGTTGCGTGGATCGACGGCGGCGAACGCCAGCTCGAACCGATCGTCGAGGAAATACCGGTGCCGGAGAGTGCGCAATGAAAAAACTGGGCTACCTTGTCGCCGGATCGGCGCTCGCCCTCACGTCGGTCATGGCAATGGCGACTCTTCAGGACGCCGAGCCTTCCCCCACGCCCACCGCTGCGGCGACCGTATCGGTACCGGTCGTGCAGGATACCGGCGAGACTCGCGTACGCCGCACGGCGTCCATCCCGGCCAACATTCCGTCGCTCGACGAGCTCGAGCGGATGTCGGACGACCAATTCGAGGAATTGTTCGACCTCAAGCCCAAGGCCGACATCCCGCCTGCCGCGCGGCGATCGCTGCGCGCGGTCGGTGTGCTGGGCGAGGGCGAAGGGGGCTTGCAGGCCGCCGCGCTCGGCCCTCAGCCGGCAACGCTGGTCGAAGCTTCGCTGCGCGGCAATAGTGGGCGGCTCGTTTCGCGCTGGGGACATATTCTCCTGCGACGCACGCTCGCGTCTCGGCTTGCCGCGCCCTCTGGTATGGATCCGGTCGATTTCGCTGCGCTCCGCACCGCGTTGCTCGTCCGGATGGGCGAAGGGAACGTTGCCCGCGCTCTCGCGCAGCAAGTCGACAACTCCGCCTATGACAGCGGCATGAGCGCGGCCGCCTTCGATGCCTTCGTGGCGACAGGCGACATCGTCGGCGCTTGCCCGATGCTCGAAATCATGCGCCCATACGATGCCGAGGACGCGCGGATTACGATCACGCGCGATATTTGCGGTGCCTATTCGGGCCGCAGCGGCGAATCGCTTCGCCGTCTCGAGCGTGCGCGCCAGCAAGGTGTGCTGCCGCGTGCCGAAATGCTGCTTGCCCAACGCTTTGCCGGTGCCGGCGGCTCGACCCGGCGCGCGGTCAATGTCGAATGGGACGAGAGCCAGCAGCTGAGCCCCTTCGCCTATGGGCTGGCCTTGGCCGCCGGCCTCGATGTGCCCACCGGGCTCCGCGATGGAGCGGGCCGCTACTACGCGATGGTCGATGCCACCGCGCCCGCTCTTCCGATCGACAAGCGCGCTGCCTCCTCATGGTTTGCGGCCTCGAACGGCGTGCTGTCGGCCCAGGCGATGGTCGACCTGTTCAGCCTTGCTTACGGGCAGGGCCAAAGCGAAGGCGCGGTCGCGCGTCAGGCCGAACAATTGCGCCTCGCCTATGTCGCCGCCGAACCTTCGGCGCGGCTCGCGGCGATGCAGGACCTGTGGGCGGCGGGGGGTGAATACCCTTACGGCGCACAGGTGATGACGGCCTATGCCGCCGCGCGCCTGCCGGTCAGCGATGCATTCGAGGATGAGGCCGGCGATCTGATCGGCTCGATGCTCTCCGCCGGGCTCGACCGCAACGCCCTGCGGTGGAAGAACGTGGTCGCACCGGGATCGAAAGGCTGGGCAATGCTCGCTCTGATCGATCCGCAGCAGGGCGCGGTCGGCGGCAGTGCCGTCGGCGATCTCGACGAGACCGCACCGCTATTTGTTGCCGGACTTGTCGGGCTCGGCAAGGCCGAGAACGGGCTGGCGGCAGATCACGACATCGACCTGGCGCGCCAGACGCGCTGGACGAGGGCGATCTCCGCCGCAGCCGATGCCGGCAGCGCGCCACTTGTGGCACTGCTTGCGGGGCTGGGGATGCAGGGCGACGGTTGGAACCGGATGACGCCGCTCTATCTTTATCACATCGTTCGCGCGCTCGATAAGGTCGGACTGTCCGCCGAAGCGCGGATGATCGCGGCCGAGGCGGTCGCGCGCGGGTGAGTGACCCGAGCGAGCATTCCGCGGCCATCGCGGATTTTCTCGAAATGATGGCAGTCGAGCGCGGGGCGGCGACCAATACGCTCGCTGCCTATACCCGCGATCTGGAACAGACCGAAAGCGTGGTGGGAGATCTGCTCGCGGCGGACAAGGATGCCTTGCGCTCTCTGCCCCAAAGTTGGTCCGGCCTCGCGCCGTCGACCGTGGCAAGAAAGGTCTCGGCCTTGCGTCAGTTCTATGGTTTCGCGCTCGACGAGGGATTGCGGGAAGACGACCCGTCCTCGGCGCTGGCCATACCAAAGTCGCGCCGGCCGTTGCCGCGTATTCTGTCGCACGATCAGGTCGAAGCGCTCATACAACAGGCGGAGGAAGAGGCGGAAAGCGATTGTGCTGCC is part of the Alteriqipengyuania halimionae genome and encodes:
- a CDS encoding shikimate kinase; the protein is MALTSSPELGDLAARLDRPIVLVGLMGAGKSTVGRKLADMLGVEFVDVDHEIEAAANLTVGEIFERFGEPHFRDGERRVFARLIGESQGRGMVIAAGGGAFSDAGTRALIVERAIAVWLDSDDATLAERATRRDTRPLLRDGDPEAKLAELRAKRRADYGVAPIWVKSGRGAHHRVAIDIARSLEMWIERWIG